The Roseovarius sp. EL26 genome has a window encoding:
- a CDS encoding formate--tetrahydrofolate ligase — MSYKSDIEIAREATKKPIQQIGDKMGIPTEHLLPYGHDKAKVSQEYINSVQGNENGKLILVTAINPTPAGEGKTTTTVGLGDGLNRIGKKAMVCIREASLGPNFGMKGGAAGGGYAQVVPMEDMNLHFTGDFHAITSAHSLLSAMLDNHIYWGNEQEIDVRRVQWRRVVDMNDRALREITCSLGGVSNGFPREGGFDITVASEVMAILCLAKDLKDLETRLGDMIVAYRRDRSPVFCRDIKAEGAMTVLLKDAMQPNLVQTLENNPAFVHGGPFANIAHGCNSVIATTTALKISDYVVTEAGFGADLGAEKFMNIKCRKAGLAPSAVVLVATVRAMKMNGGVAKADLGAENVDAVTAGCPNLGRHIENIKSFGVPVVVAINHFVTDTDAEVQAVKDYVASHGTEAVVSQHWEFGSKGSENLANKVVEIVEGGTANFAPIYPDDMSLFDKIDTIAKRIYRADEVLADKKIRDQLKLWEDQGYGNLPVCMAKTQYSFSTDPNLRGAPTGHSVPVREVRLSAGAGFIVVVCGEIMTMPGLPRTPAAETIHLNDGGQIEGLF; from the coding sequence ATGAGCTATAAATCCGATATTGAGATTGCACGCGAAGCCACCAAGAAGCCGATTCAGCAAATTGGTGACAAGATGGGCATCCCTACTGAACACCTGCTGCCTTATGGCCACGACAAAGCGAAAGTGAGCCAAGAATACATTAATTCGGTTCAGGGAAATGAAAACGGCAAACTGATTCTGGTGACTGCGATTAACCCGACGCCAGCTGGTGAAGGTAAAACCACAACAACCGTTGGTCTGGGTGACGGCCTGAACCGCATTGGCAAAAAAGCCATGGTTTGTATCCGCGAAGCATCGCTCGGCCCCAACTTCGGGATGAAGGGTGGCGCAGCCGGCGGCGGTTATGCACAAGTTGTTCCAATGGAAGACATGAACCTGCACTTCACAGGTGACTTCCACGCGATTACATCTGCACACTCGCTGTTGTCAGCCATGCTCGACAACCACATCTATTGGGGTAACGAGCAAGAAATCGACGTTCGTCGCGTTCAATGGCGCCGCGTCGTTGACATGAATGACCGCGCGCTGCGTGAAATCACCTGCTCACTGGGTGGTGTATCCAACGGCTTCCCACGTGAAGGTGGTTTTGACATCACAGTGGCCTCAGAAGTGATGGCGATCCTGTGTCTGGCAAAAGACCTCAAAGATCTCGAAACACGTCTGGGCGACATGATTGTTGCGTATCGTCGTGATCGTAGCCCAGTGTTCTGCCGTGATATCAAAGCCGAAGGTGCAATGACTGTTTTGCTGAAAGACGCAATGCAGCCAAACCTGGTGCAGACACTAGAAAACAACCCAGCGTTTGTTCACGGTGGTCCATTCGCCAACATCGCACACGGCTGTAACTCAGTTATCGCCACAACAACCGCGCTGAAAATCAGCGACTATGTTGTGACCGAAGCTGGTTTCGGTGCCGATCTTGGTGCTGAAAAGTTCATGAACATCAAATGTCGTAAGGCTGGACTGGCGCCATCAGCAGTTGTTCTGGTTGCGACAGTGCGCGCGATGAAAATGAACGGCGGGGTTGCTAAGGCTGATCTTGGTGCCGAAAATGTTGACGCTGTCACAGCAGGTTGTCCGAACCTGGGCCGCCACATCGAGAACATCAAATCCTTTGGCGTTCCGGTGGTTGTTGCGATCAACCACTTCGTCACAGACACAGATGCGGAAGTTCAAGCAGTCAAAGACTATGTTGCGAGCCACGGTACCGAAGCTGTTGTTTCCCAACACTGGGAGTTCGGCTCCAAAGGGTCGGAAAACCTGGCGAATAAAGTTGTTGAGATCGTTGAAGGTGGTACAGCAAACTTTGCACCAATCTACCCTGATGATATGTCACTGTTCGACAAGATCGATACCATTGCTAAGCGTATCTACCGTGCAGACGAAGTTCTGGCCGACAAGAAGATTCGCGATCAGCTGAAACTGTGGGAAGACCAAGGTTACGGTAACCTGCCGGTCTGCATGGCGAAAACTCAGTATAGCTTCTCGACTGATCCTAACCTGCGTGGCGCACCAACTGGCCACTCGGTTCCGGTTCGCGAAGTTCGCCTGAGCGCGGGTGCTGGCTTCATCGTTGTTGTCTGCGGTGAGATCATGACCATGCCTGGTCTGCCACGCACACCAGCGGCTGAAACAATCCATCTGAACGATGGCGGACAAATCGAAGGTCTGTTCTGA
- a CDS encoding MOSC domain-containing protein produces MLAIEEGDTQVPALLPTTFKAEVTWLGRVENNEDTIRSVSLEEMRLSFAGADGEVHSGETRPSCVRVRSQHPEGTTIRNTRQLSVVSEEELAFIAEEVGLEEIHPEWLGASVVIRGIPEFTYVPPSSRLQSTKGTALVVDMENRPCNFPAREIEKDHPGHGKLFKAAANGLRGVTMWVEREGSLNVGDTLILHIPDQPTWSHIDSARQTGN; encoded by the coding sequence GTGTTGGCGATTGAAGAGGGGGATACTCAAGTGCCAGCATTGCTACCGACCACATTTAAGGCTGAAGTCACATGGCTCGGACGAGTTGAAAACAATGAGGACACGATCCGTTCTGTTTCATTGGAGGAAATGCGACTTAGCTTTGCGGGTGCCGATGGAGAGGTGCATTCAGGTGAAACACGCCCGTCTTGCGTTCGGGTACGGTCGCAACATCCTGAAGGAACCACCATAAGGAACACTCGGCAGCTGTCTGTGGTGTCGGAAGAAGAGCTTGCCTTCATCGCAGAGGAAGTTGGATTGGAAGAGATCCATCCCGAATGGCTCGGGGCCTCAGTTGTTATACGTGGGATTCCGGAATTCACGTATGTTCCACCTTCGTCACGACTGCAAAGCACAAAGGGCACAGCGCTCGTCGTCGATATGGAAAACCGCCCTTGTAATTTCCCGGCACGAGAGATTGAGAAAGATCACCCGGGGCACGGAAAGTTGTTCAAGGCTGCTGCGAATGGGTTACGTGGTGTGACCATGTGGGTTGAGCGAGAGGGCTCATTAAATGTTGGAGATACACTTATTCTTCACATTCCTGATCAACCAACGTGGTCACATATTGACTCTGCACGTCAAACCGGAAATTGA
- a CDS encoding membrane dipeptidase has translation MWQDVIDELVRYGILLDLSHTGKQTAMDAMDYMDENHPGIPYVYTHSIPAGFYANDPEATPRGCYPNITDEEALRAANSSGYVSSSFTECMRDGIWSEDISPQQAADMIDYYVKLVGVDHVGIATDDMFVETLINTFVEANPDIYDDNTCSKPFSGAQPAAGKSPKSMAVTR, from the coding sequence TTGTGGCAAGACGTCATTGATGAGCTAGTGCGCTATGGCATCCTTTTAGACCTGAGCCACACTGGCAAACAGACTGCGATGGACGCAATGGATTACATGGATGAAAATCATCCCGGCATTCCGTACGTCTATACGCATTCCATTCCTGCCGGGTTTTACGCCAATGATCCAGAAGCGACACCTCGGGGTTGTTATCCTAACATCACCGATGAAGAAGCCCTGCGCGCAGCAAATTCTAGTGGCTATGTATCATCCAGTTTCACCGAATGTATGAGGGACGGCATTTGGTCCGAGGATATCTCACCTCAGCAGGCTGCAGATATGATTGACTATTACGTCAAACTGGTCGGCGTTGATCACGTCGGTATTGCCACCGATGACATGTTTGTCGAAACCTTGATAAACACCTTCGTTGAAGCCAACCCAGATATCTATGATGACAATACATGCTCAAAGCCTTTCAGCGGGGCTCAACCGGCAGCGGGAAAATCGCCAAAATCTATGGCGGTAACAAGATGA
- a CDS encoding isochorismatase family protein, whose protein sequence is MKTALLVIDVQMAFVHDDTAGAERSCRQAEGNIETLLKAFRDRGDKVVHIHHHGSDADDPFNASAPGAVVQPFAAPVNGEAVVIKHVASGFVGTSLEADLRASGIERLVVCGATANHCAESTTRSAGNLGFDTIYTADGVWAYGATGPDGVDHDAEQIHSVTLANLHGEFATVLQTEEVLKTLN, encoded by the coding sequence ATGAAAACCGCACTTTTGGTCATCGACGTACAGATGGCTTTTGTTCATGATGACACGGCTGGCGCAGAGCGTTCTTGCCGCCAGGCTGAAGGGAACATTGAGACGCTCCTCAAGGCGTTTCGCGACCGGGGCGATAAGGTGGTTCATATCCACCACCACGGCTCTGATGCGGATGATCCGTTTAATGCCAGTGCGCCCGGAGCAGTGGTGCAGCCCTTCGCCGCCCCTGTAAACGGCGAGGCGGTGGTGATTAAACATGTGGCTAGCGGCTTTGTCGGTACATCATTGGAGGCGGATTTGCGCGCCAGTGGAATCGAGCGGCTGGTGGTTTGTGGTGCCACAGCCAATCATTGCGCAGAATCGACCACGCGGTCAGCTGGTAACCTTGGATTTGACACTATATATACGGCCGATGGCGTTTGGGCTTACGGGGCCACTGGCCCTGATGGGGTTGATCATGATGCCGAGCAGATCCATTCGGTCACGTTGGCAAACCTGCATGGCGAGTTTGCGACGGTTTTGCAAACTGAGGAAGTGTTGAAGACCTTGAACTGA
- a CDS encoding LysR family transcriptional regulator yields MPRRNINLNWLRSFESAARHLSFTAASQELGLTQTAVSQHIKGLEHKLGQQLFTRRAKSLSLTDIGEAYLPSVREGLGAIDLSTRGLFGPDLASNVIIRASMACIVWLSSQLGQLQDQHPQIGVQFITSIWPEASKQQIADIDIILAPQKHAGPHLEKLSDENIVPICGLNITQKINNFNDLAKLSRIHILGFDDHWARYLEAFDMPKAAAPTRLVVDTSVAACEMVEAQRGSAILIERFAMQAIQTGRAIQIAGTPIALGQSHYIARSKTTQGQRPEMEAVLSWLHDCFD; encoded by the coding sequence ATGCCTCGCCGAAACATTAATCTAAACTGGCTGCGCAGCTTTGAATCTGCGGCACGACACTTGAGCTTTACCGCGGCCAGTCAAGAGCTGGGCCTGACTCAAACCGCCGTAAGTCAACACATCAAGGGGCTGGAGCACAAACTTGGTCAACAACTGTTCACGCGCCGTGCCAAAAGCCTAAGCCTGACCGACATTGGCGAAGCCTATCTGCCATCAGTGCGCGAGGGATTAGGAGCGATTGATCTGTCTACACGCGGGTTGTTTGGGCCGGATCTGGCCAGCAACGTGATTATCCGCGCCTCGATGGCCTGCATTGTCTGGTTGTCATCGCAACTGGGTCAACTGCAGGATCAACACCCGCAAATTGGAGTTCAGTTTATCACCTCGATCTGGCCCGAAGCCTCCAAGCAACAGATCGCAGATATCGACATTATCCTTGCCCCGCAAAAACACGCAGGCCCGCATCTTGAAAAACTGTCAGATGAGAACATCGTCCCCATCTGCGGCCTGAACATAACCCAAAAAATTAACAATTTCAATGATTTAGCGAAACTCAGCAGAATTCACATTCTAGGTTTCGATGATCATTGGGCGCGCTATTTAGAAGCCTTCGACATGCCAAAAGCCGCCGCGCCAACCCGTCTGGTTGTCGATACATCCGTCGCCGCCTGCGAAATGGTCGAAGCACAGCGCGGCAGTGCAATCTTGATCGAACGTTTCGCTATGCAGGCCATTCAGACCGGTCGCGCCATCCAGATTGCTGGCACACCCATTGCTTTGGGCCAGTCGCACTACATCGCACGCAGCAAGACCACACAAGGGCAACGCCCCGAAATGGAAGCGGTTCTCAGTTGGCTACACGACTGCTTTGATTAA